The sequence ACACCTACAAGGGAAGCTACCTCCCACTCCTCTCTAGTGAGttgttccccgccccccccaccccaaatcctaGATTATGTAACTTTTATATGAGCATAGACTGAAATGGTGTGTACAAGCAAATAGTATTCCACCTCCTATATTAAACCTCAAAAGATAGACATGGTGGACAGGGTTTACAACGgaaacatttataaatattttcacagtACTAATCACTCGTCATTTTGTTCCAGAATAAGTAAGGTATAGGGAACCAAGAGTACTCCAATTACCAACTTCACACATAAAACACTTTTGCATAACAGTTTAATCAGTATTTGACAGTGCTATTTAAAATTCAGCACGGTTATAAAAATGACACTATGGACCACACTACGTTTGTGTGCCATTACTTATTATTATGTGGAGCAGTgtttaaaacagataaaagggCTCATTCCTTTAagaatggtgggggtggggtggtttaCAGCCCCTTTAATTAGATATGCAGGTTCCAGTACAGTTAAAGTTACATTTGGTTTAATTTGAGCTAGAGAttacaatgtaattaaatttcaTCAGTGATTAGACTTGTATTGCAGGGAGAAATGTGCACTTTTTGGTATATACTAATCTGACATTAGAATAAGTCAGAGGGTCTggattataaatttggttgaaATTCTGGATGAACACGAGTAAGATTTTAATCATAACATTTCAATAGTTGTGTAGGCAAATATATTGCTTATGTAATACTGAAAAGATGctattaaaatgtataaatcCACCTAAATTTTACAGTTTCTTACAGTCATGACAGCAAGCCTGAGAAATTCAAGATTAGAGGTAAAGTTCTGCAATTGTTCAGTATTGAAAATATAAGAGCAAAAAGGTGAATAAACCTATACAAGCCCTTGTTAAACTTAATAGCTCACTACGAAGAAGCCTTGGAATATTAAGTTACATCCCAACATTCAAAGCCTATCATTAGCTAAAGTTCAATTTATcaaaaaatcaatatttaccTTTATCCTCACTACTTCCACTTTCTGTCTGAGCTTCCAACACCCTGGTGGAAAGCGTGGAGACAGACTTTCCCTGGTTTGCATCTTTTCCAAATACACCCGAATTCCCAGGGGACAATGAAAAATTAGTTAATGTGCCAGAACCAAGGGAACCCAAAACAGAACTATCAACATTCTTGCCAAAATTAAATGAGACATTTGATGCAGCTCCTaatggtgattccctgttctttTCCGATGTAGATTCAGTTTTCTTGTCTGATTCATCCTCAGTTTTGTTGCTGTTAAACAAAAACGTTGATCCTTGCTGAAGTTTCGAAGTCCCAAATGTAGGAACAGACTGAGTTCCAGTTGTTTTGTTACTTTCATTTTCAGAGCCACTATCACTACTGCTTCCATGATGTTGTTCAATGCTTGCTAAATATTTCTCATAGTCTCTAAATATGGGTGTCAGATCACAGAGGGGATTTGTGTTTACATGCTTTACTATCCAGTCACGCACAGAACAGTTTAGAGCTGCTAACTGTTTGTGATAAACACTAGAGCTGCACATTTTACTTTGACTATAACCAGAGGATGAGGATTGTTGACTGCCACCATTAGCTTTTGTGCCTGAAGCCTTTTTCTCAACCAATGTGGTGGTGGGACCATTTGATGTCACGGATCCTATTGAAAAAAGTaagagtcatttaaaaaaaaaaaggtaatctGGAAGATACTTACTTTCTTCAAAGTTTATATATCAAATCATCTACATTCTTGCTCAACTAGCCCGCTCTGTGAGCTCAATTTAATTTGTATCATCACAGTATTTAAGAGCGAAGGGAAAACAAAAGGTGGAGCAGTACAAGTAAATAGACAATGCTTTAAAACAGGCCCAGTGTGTTTGCAGTCTGGAGTTTCAAAATTGTATGGCTAGTGATTAAAGGTAAGAGGCAAAAATTCCAAAAAAACAATAGTACAATTAATAAAGCTAAACAAAGTAtaatattaccaaaaaaaaaaaaccaccaaaaaaaaaccccaagcgaAGTGTAGAAAAGTACTAAGGGAAGATTCTAGGTATAGGTTAGTTTTCAGTCACTTATCTGCTGCATGCAACGTGATTagctaataaaaacaaaaagacccAAGCTATTACAAGTTTAAGGATGCACATTTAAAATCAGGAAATGCAGAAGTTACATACACAGCAATATTTACTTGGCTATCTTGCACAACTGCATATTTCACAATGTTATACATACAGTAGTTATATTCATCTTCACACACAGGATCTGAATctgttctcattgaagtcaaaagaTCTGTCACTCACTTCAATGAGCCAGATCAGTCCCTTAAATCAGAAAGGCAGGGATATAAAATACTGAATACATTCAGTACAggcaacttaactttgcttttgAACAACTTTAGCTTTTACATTTTTTCTCTTCACGAGAATCTTTCTAATTGCCTGTTTTATAGCTTTAATATTGAAAAGGTTTTCAACTGAACTTTCCCACCTTTTACGGCTATTTGCCACAAAAATTTTCAGCAAAGCTTGTAACAGGGCAATAATAATATTATTACAGGGTAATAATTATACCTTTACAACAGAAAGCTATttgtaaagttaaaaaaatcTAGAATTTACAATCTTTTAGAACGTGACAAAAACAAATACTGCAGTgataaaacaaattttattagaTAATCTTTGAGTGTTTTATTAAAGTAAATTTAACAAATTGTCCTGTGCCACTTGTTTTAGAGCAACCAGAGTGTAGTAAATCATATCTGTCTTGTTTGAGCAGGAATTTAGAGGGACTCCATAGTGATCTCATGATGGGATTAATTTTTGCTTAAAACATACCAAATGAGCACGTTcagaaggtttgtttttttaattgatcaTATCTCTAAATAAAGGCATTTATCAGGGCAGACTAAGTCCATGCTAAATTTCAAGCATTCATCATTTCTAGTCTGTGACTTAGGTTAAAGTTATTTTAACAAAAGCATTTCATTCTTCTGTATCTAACACAAGGGATTAGGGGAAAATAAAAAGGTTACTATCCTtctgtaactgttcttcaagatgtgttacaTATGTCCATTCCACGCTTAGTGTGTGCACACCCTGCGCAGTCACAGGACATTTTCCTCCGAGTGGCACCTGTTGGGGCAGGTCAAGAGCCCTCGGCTGTCATACACCACTGTCGCCCAGCTGCTCCAAAGCCCCCTCTGTTCCTTTTTGCCTGACAACTCCAAtgcagaggggtaggagggcaggCTGGGAAATGGATATATGCAACACATCTTCAAGAACAGTTACAGCATGTtagtaagcattttttttttttagttactgCACATGAGCATTCCACTCTGACTCAAGCTGTAAAGTAGGAGGGGGGACTGGAGCTTATGTACACACACACTAGAATACAACTTGTCCAAATTTAGCATAGTCTCTAGagtgctgagtgatggcataatgggaTGTGAAGGTGTGCACCGAAGACCAGACTGCTGTTCTACCACTGTCCTGGATAGGGATTTGCATGAAAAATGACACTGAGGCCTCTTGCAAACTTGTAGAATATGCAGTTATTTTGCTCAGTGGAGAAATGCCAGCCAGATCAGAACATACATGAATACTGGAAGCTCTCCACGATAAAATTCTTTGTGAAGAGACTGGGAGACCTTTCATCCTGACTGCAGTAGCCATGAATAGTTGGGCTGACTAACGGAACTATTTAGTCCTGTCTAGAACACGACAGCTCTTCTAACGGCTAGGGCcgatttgcctggtactgaagttagacttgcTTAAAGGTAATTTgcaaggattgcctctggagcagTGTTCCCTCTGATTTTTCCCACACATGTGCAGAAAGAATTTAGTTATgtacaccaatatggaggtgTGACAACCTCTATCTTGGTGCACGTAAAATTCatgcggtgggggtggggctgaggggtttggagtgtgggaggggactcagcgcaggggaagagggttggggagcaggggggtgatgactctggctgggggcatgcaggctctgaggtggggctggggatgagggatttggggtgcaggaggagcgAGGGCTCCAGCTAaggggaggggtttgggatgcaggctgccctgggactatggcagggagagagagaaaggactccctccagctctctctccccgcagcagctcCAAGGCTGGGCTGGGGCGCCTCTTCTCCGTCCTCTGCAGGTccaggggggctggggccaggggacggtcacctcttcccccctgcccagcaggtccagggtgggggggaggcaagaGAAGAGAGAACAGGACTGGACAGCAGTTTGTTCAGTCTCTCTCTGTTGCATATACCATTCTGAGCCATGATTGAAGGCAATGCATGTGGAATCTTGTGTGACTTATTACAAAGGTGCCTGCCACCATGTACCCCAGTAGTTGTAGGCAATTTCTGGCTGAGGTCTGCGGGCTGGCCTGGATTGTGTTGATTTAAGACAGTTAAGGTGTTGAACCTTTGTAGTGGAAGAAAGGCTTCTATGAATTCTAGATGTTGTACTGAGTTAGAGTTGATTTTTGAACATTCAATTTTTAGTTCCAGCTGCATGAATATATTATAGTATTTTGAATGGCTGATAGGGCATCAAAGGATCATGCCTGGAGTAGGCACTGGCAGTCATCTACATATGGATATCACAATTCCTAGTTTGCAAAGACGTGCTGCTACAACAGACAGGTTCTTTAAGAACATCCTGGGTGCAGATGATAGGCTGAATGGAAGTACCTTGTAGTGAAAATGGTCTTGACCAAAGAGGAATCTCCGAAACCTACTGTGGGATGGCTGGATCATGATATTTAAATAAGCATCGAGTAGGTCGAGGGCCGAGAACCAGTCTCCCTGGTCCAGAGATGGAATTATTGCTGCTAATGTAACCATACTGAATCGTTGTGTCTTTACATATCTGTTGAGTGATCTCAGACCCAGAATGAGTCTCCATTCTCTGTTCTTTTTTGGGACCAGGTAGTATTTGAATCGAAACCCTTCCCTCTGTGCTGACTGGGAACTGGTTCTACAGCACTGAGATTTAGGAGAGGGTTTATTTCCTGACTTAACAGTTGCTCATAAGAAGGATCCCTGAAGGAGGGCGGAGAGGTAGGTAGGTAAGTAAGGAGGAtggaattaaccattggagatGATTTCCAGGACCCACTTGTCTGATATCTTTTCCCAATTTTGCCAAAAACCaagaaaaacccaaaacaaccaagaACAAAAACGAGGTGGTGTCCAAAAGGATGTAGATTAGAGTTTTGCAACAATTgatcatggggggtggggtggtagcTTGGGCCCTTGACCTATGCATCAAAACTAATGTTTCAACATCGATGGTTGTGAAGTTGAGGTTTGGGCAGTTGTCAGTCTTGGTTTCTGCAGCAGTTGTCTCTTCCACTGGGGGTTTCTAGtgtctctggggtgga is a genomic window of Lepidochelys kempii isolate rLepKem1 chromosome 1, rLepKem1.hap2, whole genome shotgun sequence containing:
- the NUP50 gene encoding nuclear pore complex protein Nup50 isoform X2 codes for the protein MAKRIAEKELTDRNWDQEDETEESDNGGAFKGFKGFVLPCGKGGGGFTGFGNGTEMKSLGGLSNGSSGISNTPSFTSVKTAPEAQPAFGSVTSNGPTTTLVEKKASGTKANGGSQQSSSSGYSQSKMCSSSVYHKQLAALNCSVRDWIVKHVNTNPLCDLTPIFRDYEKYLASIEQHHGSSSDSGSENESNKTTGTQSVPTFGTSKLQQGSTFLFNSNKTEDESDKKTESTSEKNRESPLGAASNVSFNFGKNVDSSVLGSLGSGTLTNFSLSPGNSGVFGKDANQGKSVSTLSTRVLEAQTESGSSEDKGGEEEEEEPPKAIVNEVKEDDAFYSKKCKLFYKKDNEFKEKGVGTLHLKPAGNEKTQLLVRADTNLGNILLNVLVPPKMPCTRTGKNNVLIVCVPNPPIDEKNSTIPVTMLIRVKTSEDADELHKILLEKKEA